The Candidatus Chromulinivoraceae bacterium genomic interval TATACCATGTCACTTACTTTCTTTAGGCGCAGTGGCCTACTCGAAGGAAATTTTACCACGTGACGATTTGAATGTTTGTGTTTGTTTTTTAGTGCAAATCGTCATAAATACATAAGACAGACTATGCTTGTAGACGAATAATTTATTACTCTTTGGACCGGGGGGCAGTACCCCGCAGCTCCACCAATTTGAATTCATGGCCGTCCGAATAGGGCGGTTTTTGATTTATTTTAGTGGTCTGGAGCCAAATAAAAACAACCACCTGCGAGTAGTGGTTGTTTAATGTGGAGTTTTTTGCGTGTTGTTTATTTTTGGCTCCTGTATAATTTATTTATTCAAGAGCTACCCCTATAATATGATGCGATACCGCTTGTGTCAACAACTTTCTAGAAAAAACTTCTACATTCTATTAAGCTGTGTGGATAACTGAAAACGAGGGGTCTGGTCACCAGGGACAGTGCTTATTCTTACACATATACGATGTATAATTAATTTATATTTTGAAAGTTAGTAAAAAATGCTACGGTCGTGTTTTTGTGCTGACTACATAGGGCAGGTTAGGGGAAAAGGCTTGAATTAAGTTGCCAAAGTAATCCTGTAAGTTCGAGCTTGTTATGAATTCGAATTTAATTAAGACGACCTTACGTATAGCCCGGGTGCATGCTGGGGTCTAAGCGCATTTGAAAAGTTCGATAGATATTATTTGAGTGCGCATTGGATCTTTACGTGGTTCGCTTCATATGTAGATTTCTGAAATGTGACGCGCCTGTGCGTATACCGCTGTGAAACGTTTCTCCGTCTAGTAGACTCCATTGACTACTTAGATTATTGGTTCGATGGTCCTGATGTTGCTACGGCATATGATGATGAAATAAAAAAGAACCTAAGACCTATAGTTCATTCTGTGGCTGTTCGGAAAGATCTCTGACGGGACTATTGCGATTGATTTTGGGCACGCCCTGCTTTTTCAGGCCTTACTTAACAAATAGAAAGCAATAAAAACAACGTTGATTAAAAATCATCATTTGTATTTAACACCTATGAATAGTTGCAAAGGGCGTTTAGGTGTATTAAAAACAATGAAATAGAAGCATAAACGTATTGACCAAAGAGCAATCACATGCTAGTATAAAGATAAGCTTTTACAAAAACAAAAAGCAAAAAAGAACACATTGACAATTCAAAAACTGACCGTCAAATTTGACGGAAAGTCGGTAACGACACGCCCTGCAAACACAAAAAATATTGGCTCACACATACAAGCCACGCACCTTATTTTAGCAGTTACAGTGACGTTGCCGATGCTCCGCCAAATTAAAATAGGCGTATAGAGCGCGCGGGAAATATAAGTACCGATGTACCTAGTTAATCCCTGTTAATCTTTAGCAGCGAAACTACTAGGTACATTGCGGAACATATGAACGCATGAACAAAAAGTGCCCCGGGTTTTCCCGGAGCGGTCAGTCGCTCGTAGTAGTAGACATCCGGACACACGCGCCCAATATTTTTATTTAGCGGCGGATGTAGCTGTCCAGATATAAACGTCTACTACTCGAGCTTCCTTGTTTTAAATAAGTGATATAGTGAGAGTATGTTGGGAAAAATCGTTGCTATTAGTATGACCGGAGCGATAGTATTGCTTGCGGTACTTCTGGAAACGACAAAGCCTGCGACAATTGGGCCGTTAGGTATTTTGCTTGTATTTATTTTGATGTACGTGTCAGTGCTTGGTGTGCTGACTTTTTTGTTATACGGTTGCAGTAGGGTGGTGGCTAGAGCCACTTCTACTATGATTGTTCGTCGCCCAATAGAGCCACTAACACTGGGTCGCTCCTATTATTATGCGTCGGTACTTTCGCTGGCGCCAATATTATTTGTCGGAATGCAGTCTGTAGGCGAAGTAAGTATCTACGACGTATTCCTTGTTCTACTATTCGTAACTATAGCCTGTATTTATATTGCGAAAAGAACGCGCTAACTGGCGTATTTTCGCTGTAATGATTATGCTATAATTACAGATATGGAACCCAAACTCCCTTCACCAAACTTTGGCCGAGAGCAAATGCCGACGGGATATGGTCCGAGCATTGAGCGTGCACCACAGCCGCCTACGCCGGAAACCGTAGAGAGAGGGCATGAACAGTTTGAACAGAGAGGTGAAGCGGCCGCCGCAGCCATAAACGCGATACCTATCCTACCTCCTCCAATTGTCGCACCGCAACCAACAACACCTACGCAGCAAACTGTAGTAGTGTCTGATGATCTACCCCTAGCGGCAAATGACGACGATCTTATTGAAAAAGAGTGGGTGGTTAAAGCAAAAAAGATTATAGTAGAGACAAAGGATGATCCGTATCGCCGTGAACAAGAGGTGGGGCGATTGCAGGCGGATTACCTGCGTAAACGATATGGGAGGGAGCTTGGCGCTTCGCAATAGGTACATAGGTTAGGTATGGCAGGAATATTTATCAGCGTATTCGTCTTCGTGTTCTTAGGCTCAGTGGTAGGTATCTTTGCTTTTACGCAGTACCGTCGCACACTAAGAGAAGCAAAAAACTATGAGCGCGGCCTTAAAATGGTGCCGATGCTTATTCATTTACCACCTTCTAGTGAAGATATTGAAGCTAAGGGACGAGACGAACGTGATTTGACTGAGGAGCTTCTATCGCAGGCGCAGGTGATGTATAACATTATCGCAAGTACGGCCACGAAAGGCTTTAAGAGCAAAATTTATGGTCAGCGTCACATCTCATTAGAGATCGTCGCAAGTGAAGGTCTTGTGCACTACTACGCGGTGGTACCTTCTGTTCTTGTCGATGTCGTGCGTCAAGCTGTCGCAGCGGCATATCCATCAGCTCGACTTGAGGAAGTCTCTGAACATAATGTATTCAGTCAAGTTGGCAAGATGAGCGGTACGATTGGCGGTGAATTTACGCTTAAAAAAGACTACGTTTACCCGATCGCAACATTTCAAGAGTCAAAGCGCGATGCTTCGCGTGCGCTTTTGAACGCACTTTCTTCGGCGACCCGTGAAGATGGTATCGCGGTCCAGTTAATGCTTCGTCCAGCACGTGAAGGTTGGGTCAAGAACTCAGTAACGTCTGCAGAACGAATTACAAAAGATAAGGGAACGAAAAAAGCGGGATTTGGCGGCATGATTGCGCCTAAGGAACTAATGGAAGCTCTTTGGCGCCCACCAGAGAAGCAAGATATTAAACCCGAAGATAAACAACTGACATCACTCGAACAGGCGACGGTAGAGGCGATTCAGGAGAAAACTCGTTATCCAGGCTATGAGGTCCTGATTCGTGTCGTCGTGTCGTCAAATACAGCCGCTCACTCGCAGGCACTACTCAAGAACGTTGTGGCAGCGTTTGCGTTGTTTGATTCACCAAGTTATAACGGTTTTAAATTTGCCGTCACTAAAAATATCGAAGAACTTGTGACTGCTTATATATTTAGATTCTTTCCACAAACGATTACGCAAAATATTCTTAACAGCGTCGAGCTTGCAACACTGTTCCATTTACCAGGGCAGGGGGCTATCCCAACCTCGCAGGTTGAGCGTCAGATGTCTAAGCAGGTTGATGGGCCAACTCAGGTTATGGACGAAGGTTTCTTGCTTGGTTACAACGAGTTTCGTGGTGTAAAAAAACCGATACGTCTTAGTACGAATGATCGTCGACGCCACACTTATATTATTGGTCAGACCGGTACGGGTAAGTCCGTACTTCTTGAGAATCTCGCGTTTCAGGATATGATGGACGGTCGAGGGTTCGCATTTGTAGATCCTCACGGTGATTCAGTAGAGGCGCTTCTTGGTAAAGTTCCAAAAGAACGGGTCGAAGATATTATTTACTTTAACCCTGGCGATATGGCAAATCCAATTGGTCTTAATATGTTTGAGTTCGATAATCCAGATCAAAAGGACTTCTTGGTGCAGGAAGCTATTAATATGCTCTACGGTCTATACGATCCAGGTCACACTGGTATTGTTGGTCCTCGTCTTGAACATATCTTCCGTAACTGCGCGCTATTATTAATGTCCGACCCCAACGGTGGTACCTTTATCGATATCCCAAAGCTATTAATTGACCAGGACTTTATGAAAAGTAAACTCAAGTACGTCACCGATCAGACAGTTCTTGATTTTTGGACAAAGGAGTTTCCAGAGTCGCAGCGTTCAAACGAGGCAGGTGAGGTGATTAGTTGGGTGATTAGCAAATTTGGACCATTTATTTCAAATGCAGCTATGCGTAATGTTATTGGTCAAACACATAGTGGCTTCAATCTGCGTGACATTATGGATAATAAGAAAATTCTCCTTGTAAACCTTAGTAAGGGGCGCATGGGCGAGCTCAACTCTAAACTTTTGGGTATTATCTTTGTCATGAAGTTCCAGGCAGCAGCAATGGGTCGTGCCGACATGCAGGAGGATCAACGTGTAGACTTCTCCTTGTACGTAGATGAGTTCCAGAACTTTGCAACCGAGAGTTTTGAGACGATTCTTTCTGAGGCTCGTAAATATCGCCTCAATCTGATACTTGGCAACCAATTCATGACCCAACTTACCGACAAAATTCGTGAAGCAATTATCGGTAACGTTGGTACAGTCGTCAGTGGCCGTATTGGTATTACCGACGCTGAGATCTTAGTCAAAAAGTTTGCGCCAACTTTTGATGCTGAAGATCTGACAAAGATGCCGAACTATCAGTCTGTAACGAGTGTTATGATTAACAATGTGCCGTCGGCACCGTTTAGTATGTCATTTTTGCCACCGATGGGGCAATCAAATGATCAACTGCGTGATGCATTAAAACGGCTATCTGCAGCTAAATACGGTAAGCCACGATCAATCGTGGAAAAGGGCATATTTGAACGTCTCGGAAGTGCAGAGGCGGAAAAGAAGGCTAAAGCTGATGCGGCTAAGAAAACGCAGGAACAGCGTATGACGGGCATGGGTAACGAGAAAGCGTCGGGATCTTCATTCTTGGACGAATGGCTCGCAAAACGTAAACAAATTGGCGGCACGCAGGAACCTGCAGCTTCGTCGGGTACGCCAACGATGCAGCCGGTTACTCGCCAGGCAACGCCCCTTGCGACTCCTGTAGCTCCCATTGCCGCTCCTATAGCATCTCCAGCGCCAGTGCAGGACCCTAATCCATTCTTGCCTTCACAGCAGCCTCCTGCGGCGCTTCAGACCCCTGAAGCAAAACCTCGAAACATCGACAGTCTCCACCTTCGCGGTGACAAACAAAATGGAGACAGTGAAGTCTCCATTAAGTTGCGATAAAGCATAAAATTTTCGAACAGGAGTACTGGCTTATTTGCGGCCAGTTATCATGACTTTTAGAAAATCGTAAACAAGGCCGAGGGCCCACCCTAATACGAATGCACCGATGGTCTCAAAGCCGGAGAGGGTATACCCCATGTTTCGCGCAAGTAGGTATACACCTAAAGTTAGTGCAAATGCTGCAATAGCACCGGAAAGAACGGCATTGGGGCGTGCGATAGTGTTCCCGGTCACGTCGCTAATCTTTTCAACAGTCTTATTATGGATAACCTTGCTAAATGTGCGACTTGGGCTGGACATGTGTGTGCGAACTTCTTCCATTGTGCTATTAAAGCTAGCTTCACGCTCACGTTTACCAATGGGCCGGTCGGCACGTCTCTCGGCGGGGGATGGTTGATGCTCGTGCGAGCGACGTTCAAGCTTTTCTAGGCTTTGTGCCTTTTCTAATGCTTCACGACGGGCTTCCTCGAGATTCTCGTGTGGCTGTTCGCCTACGCGTTCATGCTGTTCTTTTAGCTGCTCCTGACGTTCATGGCGAATCTTTTCTAGTTCGGCAGGATTGAGCTCACGCTCAGGGCTTGAATTAAGTTTTTCTGAACTCATTAATATTTATTCCCTTATCCTTTAAATAGTTCCTGCATTAAGATCGCGGCGAATGAGTCTAACCTCTTTCTTCATTTGGCGTGAGCGAGCGTAGAAGTAGACAACGATTGAAAGTACGATACCGGCAAAGAGCATATTTTCGCTTGCGCCTGTGTGCGGTAGCTCGGTTACGACCGCTTCTACGACCTTAGGTGCCGGGCAGTTTACAAGTACGGTTGTATTATCGTTACCGAATTCGTTATTCATACGACAGTCGTATGATGCAATGTTGCCCGGGCTTTGTGCGGTAGCGGGAATAACAGCCTTAACTTGAACGTTAACGATCTTTTCAAATGATTGATCGGGCTGGATTTGTATTGATGGCCAGGTGATGATGCCAACTTGCTCAACAGGTGCGCCGTTGCTTGCTGTTGCGACTGTGCCACCACCGCTATCAATGAGGTCTGCGTATTCAAGGACGTCGCCAAGATTATCTTGCATAGTGTAAGTGCCTGTTGTCTTGCCGACGTTTTTAACTGTTAGGTGATATTCTAGTCTATCACCGGGTAGGGCAGTTGTATTATTGGCATTGGCAACAAGTTGCGATACGTTTTTAACGGTTTTTGTGAAGGTAAAGTCGGATTTACACGAAGCATCTTTATACCATAACGACGAGTCTGTTTGGCATGATTTACAGTCAGGGCTATCTGCTGTAAGGTCTGGGTTGAGCGTACAGCGTGGCTGAGGGCTTACGGTAAGCGCTTTTTGGCAATTCGATGAAGTTCTGTCTCCCACGCTTGTAGAGACAATAACACTTGTAGTGTAGCTCCCATCTTTCTGGAAATCATAGCTTAGCGTATCTGATGTGGCATTGCTGGTGACGTTTTTTGTCATGACAGTGGCGCCTTGGGCATCTTTTATTGTGTACTTGTAGCCAGAAATTTTTGCATTGTTTTGAACGGCTGACTTAGCAGTAAAACTGAATTTAGTACGCGTAACAGGAGTGATCGTTAATGCTGAGCAAATAGCGGCGGGTTGTGGGGGAGGTGGGGGCAATTTAATGAATGCTGGGTTTCCACATGCGCTCATAATAGCGAACCACTGGCCATCGACTGCGCGCTTACCAACAACCCCGTAATACATTGAACCGTGCTTAAGTGTCCATGAAGATGAATCAAACTTATAGAGAAGACTACCATAAACAGTAGTGGAGGTGCCCCCTATCGCATATGGGGCGCGCTGCCAAGAGTATGTTGAGCGTCCTACGCTCTGAATCGTTGAATTAAAGTCTCGTGAGTTAAAAGTTGTCCATGAACCGTTAACAATATCTTGGCGAGTAATACCAAAAGTACTATATATTTGCTGCAGATCTTTATGGCCAGCGCTATCCGCATTACGATCGTAAACACCTAGTAGATCACTTTTACTCTTAACACCACCGTAAATAATGTTGTCACCGTTAGCTGCATTTGCTGATTCGGGTGGGGTGAGCACTGCGA includes:
- a CDS encoding TraM recognition domain-containing protein, translated to MAGIFISVFVFVFLGSVVGIFAFTQYRRTLREAKNYERGLKMVPMLIHLPPSSEDIEAKGRDERDLTEELLSQAQVMYNIIASTATKGFKSKIYGQRHISLEIVASEGLVHYYAVVPSVLVDVVRQAVAAAYPSARLEEVSEHNVFSQVGKMSGTIGGEFTLKKDYVYPIATFQESKRDASRALLNALSSATREDGIAVQLMLRPAREGWVKNSVTSAERITKDKGTKKAGFGGMIAPKELMEALWRPPEKQDIKPEDKQLTSLEQATVEAIQEKTRYPGYEVLIRVVVSSNTAAHSQALLKNVVAAFALFDSPSYNGFKFAVTKNIEELVTAYIFRFFPQTITQNILNSVELATLFHLPGQGAIPTSQVERQMSKQVDGPTQVMDEGFLLGYNEFRGVKKPIRLSTNDRRRHTYIIGQTGTGKSVLLENLAFQDMMDGRGFAFVDPHGDSVEALLGKVPKERVEDIIYFNPGDMANPIGLNMFEFDNPDQKDFLVQEAINMLYGLYDPGHTGIVGPRLEHIFRNCALLLMSDPNGGTFIDIPKLLIDQDFMKSKLKYVTDQTVLDFWTKEFPESQRSNEAGEVISWVISKFGPFISNAAMRNVIGQTHSGFNLRDIMDNKKILLVNLSKGRMGELNSKLLGIIFVMKFQAAAMGRADMQEDQRVDFSLYVDEFQNFATESFETILSEARKYRLNLILGNQFMTQLTDKIREAIIGNVGTVVSGRIGITDAEILVKKFAPTFDAEDLTKMPNYQSVTSVMINNVPSAPFSMSFLPPMGQSNDQLRDALKRLSAAKYGKPRSIVEKGIFERLGSAEAEKKAKADAAKKTQEQRMTGMGNEKASGSSFLDEWLAKRKQIGGTQEPAASSGTPTMQPVTRQATPLATPVAPIAAPIASPAPVQDPNPFLPSQQPPAALQTPEAKPRNIDSLHLRGDKQNGDSEVSIKLR